From a region of the Chitinophagales bacterium genome:
- a CDS encoding NADH-quinone oxidoreductase subunit J, whose translation MLTSAFYFLAFVTIFFALMVVVSRNPIHSVLYLVLTFFCISANYIFMLDATFIGMVNVIVYAGAIMVLFLYVLMMMNLDRVTEQKRSLMFKVSAAVAAGLLLLVLVSALKDAALQTNPDTSAAAIKTGSIKTLGLILYSRYQLPFEIASILFLVAMIGAVVLGKRDASPKTIGLEPVK comes from the coding sequence ATGCTAACTTCCGCTTTCTACTTCCTCGCATTTGTAACCATCTTTTTTGCACTGATGGTAGTCGTTTCGAGGAACCCGATTCACAGTGTACTGTACCTGGTGCTTACCTTTTTCTGCATTTCTGCCAATTATATTTTCATGCTCGACGCAACCTTCATCGGTATGGTAAATGTGATTGTTTATGCCGGGGCCATCATGGTGTTGTTTCTGTATGTGCTGATGATGATGAATCTCGACCGTGTGACGGAGCAAAAGCGATCGTTGATGTTCAAGGTAAGTGCTGCTGTTGCGGCGGGATTGCTGCTGCTGGTGCTTGTATCCGCTTTGAAAGATGCAGCCCTTCAGACCAACCCTGATACGTCGGCAGCCGCAATAAAAACCGGCAGCATCAAGACACTTGGCCTCATCCTTTATTCCAGGTACCAGTTACCCTTTGAAATAGCCTCCATCCTTTTCCTGGTTGCTATGATTGGTGCTGTAGTGCTGGGCAAAAGGGATGCATCACCAAAGACAATTGGTTTGGAACCTGTGAAATAA
- a CDS encoding NADH-quinone oxidoreductase subunit D: MLTDNQHIKLASQDLEKETITLNIGPTHPATHGVFQNIVEIDGERIVSGTSTIGYIHRAFEKIAEHRPFYQITPLTDRLNYCSSPINNMGWHLTVEKLLGIKTPKRVDYLRVIIMELARIADHLICNSILVVDTGAYTGFLYCMQQREKIYEIWEEVCGSRLTTNIGRVGGLERDFNDIAFRKLENFVAEFPRVLKEFESLVVRNRIFIERTAGAGAISAERAMSYGFTGPNLRATGVDYDVRAMNPYSSYEDFQFNVPVGTKGDTLDRFQVREEEMWQSLSIIQQAMQKLASLDDKTTFHADVPAYYLPVKEEVYNNMEALIYHFKIVMGEIDAPKGEVYHAVEGGNGELGFYLISDGGRAPYRLHFRRPCFIYYQAFTEMVKGSLISDAIVTLSSLNVIAGELDA; this comes from the coding sequence ATGCTTACGGACAATCAACACATCAAGCTTGCTTCGCAGGATCTGGAGAAGGAGACCATCACGCTCAATATAGGTCCGACACATCCTGCCACGCATGGCGTTTTTCAGAACATTGTGGAGATTGACGGAGAGCGTATCGTAAGTGGAACATCTACTATCGGCTATATCCACCGTGCATTTGAAAAGATTGCAGAGCATCGTCCGTTTTATCAGATCACGCCGCTGACTGACAGGCTGAACTACTGTTCTTCCCCCATCAACAATATGGGCTGGCACCTGACAGTTGAAAAGCTGCTGGGTATCAAGACGCCGAAGCGGGTCGACTACCTTCGTGTTATCATCATGGAGCTGGCGCGAATTGCTGATCATCTTATCTGCAATTCCATACTGGTGGTTGATACCGGCGCCTATACCGGATTTTTATACTGCATGCAGCAGCGTGAAAAAATTTATGAGATTTGGGAAGAAGTTTGCGGCAGCAGGTTGACAACCAATATTGGCCGCGTGGGTGGCCTGGAACGTGACTTCAATGACATCGCTTTCCGAAAGCTTGAAAATTTTGTGGCCGAATTCCCAAGAGTATTAAAGGAATTTGAAAGCCTGGTTGTCCGTAACAGGATTTTTATAGAAAGAACTGCAGGTGCAGGCGCCATCAGTGCGGAGCGTGCCATGAGTTACGGCTTTACCGGGCCTAACCTGCGCGCAACCGGTGTAGACTATGATGTTCGTGCCATGAATCCTTATTCCTCTTATGAAGACTTTCAATTCAATGTGCCGGTAGGAACGAAGGGTGATACGCTCGACCGATTCCAGGTTAGGGAAGAAGAGATGTGGCAATCGCTCAGCATCATTCAGCAAGCCATGCAGAAGCTGGCATCGCTTGATGACAAAACCACTTTTCATGCCGACGTGCCTGCTTATTATTTGCCGGTGAAGGAAGAAGTGTATAACAACATGGAGGCGCTGATCTATCATTTTAAAATTGTTATGGGTGAAATTGATGCACCGAAAGGTGAAGTATATCACGCCGTAGAAGGGGGCAATGGTGAATTGGGTTTTTACCTGATCAGTGATGGGGGAAGAGCGCCGTACAGGTTGCACTTTCGCAGGCCATGTTTCATTTATTACCAGGCTTTCACCGAAATGGTGAAAGGTTCATTGATCTCAGATGCAATCGTAACACTCAGCAGCCTGAACGTGATAGCAGGGGAATTGGATGCCTGA
- the nuoF gene encoding NADH-quinone oxidoreductase subunit NuoF produces MSMKILLDKVGVAGIETLPVYRAHGGYSAVEKVLKMAPADVVEEVKKSGLRGRGGAGFPTGMKWSFIDKKSGRPRYLVVNADESEPGTFKDRYLMEKMPHLLIEGIVASSYALEANLSFIYVRGEFRWIIAILEKAIAEAKEAGLVGKNIMGSGYNLEIVVQTGAGAYICGEETALIESLEGKRGNPRLKPPFPAVSGLYGNPTVVNNVESIAAVPWIVNNSGESYAKIGTPKSAGTKLISACGNINYPGVYEIELGLPVEEFIFSPSYCGGIKDGKRLKAVVAGGSSVPILPAGLILKTANGEPRLMSYESLSDGGFLTGTMLGSGGFIVYDEDQCIVRNTWNFTRFYHHESCGQCSPCREGTGWMERILHNIEYGHGKLSDIDLLWDVQRKIEGNTICPLGDAAAWPVAAAIRHFRDEFEWHVREPKECLVRNYGLPEATVATV; encoded by the coding sequence ATGAGTATGAAAATATTACTTGATAAAGTGGGCGTTGCAGGAATTGAAACCTTGCCGGTATATCGTGCGCACGGTGGTTATTCGGCTGTGGAGAAAGTATTGAAAATGGCACCGGCTGATGTGGTGGAAGAAGTAAAGAAATCCGGTTTGAGGGGCAGAGGCGGCGCGGGGTTTCCTACCGGAATGAAATGGAGTTTCATCGATAAGAAATCAGGCAGGCCGAGATATCTTGTTGTAAATGCAGATGAGAGTGAACCGGGAACATTCAAAGACCGGTACCTGATGGAGAAAATGCCACACTTGCTGATTGAAGGTATCGTGGCTTCCAGTTATGCATTGGAGGCCAACTTGTCTTTTATCTACGTGCGCGGAGAATTCCGTTGGATCATAGCTATTCTGGAAAAAGCAATAGCGGAAGCAAAGGAAGCGGGATTGGTGGGAAAAAATATCATGGGTTCCGGATATAACCTGGAGATCGTCGTTCAAACAGGCGCAGGTGCATATATCTGCGGCGAGGAAACGGCATTGATTGAATCGCTTGAAGGCAAGCGTGGCAATCCAAGGCTGAAACCTCCCTTTCCGGCTGTAAGCGGTTTGTATGGTAATCCAACTGTGGTGAATAATGTCGAAAGCATCGCTGCGGTGCCCTGGATTGTGAATAACAGCGGCGAGTCCTATGCAAAAATAGGCACACCGAAGAGCGCGGGAACAAAGCTGATTTCTGCCTGCGGAAATATTAATTATCCGGGCGTATATGAAATTGAGCTGGGCCTGCCAGTTGAAGAATTTATTTTTTCACCTTCTTATTGTGGTGGCATAAAGGATGGTAAAAGGCTGAAAGCTGTGGTGGCAGGTGGCAGTTCCGTGCCAATACTTCCTGCCGGCCTGATTCTCAAAACAGCTAATGGTGAACCGCGATTGATGAGTTATGAATCGTTGTCAGACGGCGGATTTCTTACCGGTACCATGTTGGGTTCCGGCGGTTTTATCGTGTATGATGAGGATCAGTGCATTGTGCGGAACACGTGGAATTTCACCCGCTTCTATCATCATGAAAGTTGTGGTCAGTGTTCACCTTGCCGCGAAGGCACCGGGTGGATGGAACGTATTCTGCATAACATTGAATACGGTCATGGAAAGCTATCCGATATCGATCTGCTTTGGGATGTGCAGAGAAAAATTGAGGGCAATACGATTTGCCCGCTGGGTGATGCGGCTGCCTGGCCGGTAGCTGCCGCCATCAGGCATTTCAGGGATGAGTTTGAATGGCATGTTCGGGAGCCGAAAGAATGCCTGGTAAGAAATTACGGATTACCGGAAGCAACAGTTGCAACAGTGTAA
- the nuoH gene encoding NADH-quinone oxidoreductase subunit NuoH, whose amino-acid sequence MTLLGLVPTLILIVALFAVTMLVALYSTFAERKVAAFMQDRIGPNRAGPGGIFQPLADGLKFFMKEEVIPVASNKFLFVLGPSIAITCALMTGIVVPWGDTLTVFGTTVSLQIVDLDIGILYVFAVVSVGVYGIMIGGWASNNKFSLMGAIRASSQIISYELSMGLAIVALLLVTGTMSLHEIVSQQHGMHWNIFYQPLGFLLFLVCAFAETNRTPFDLPECETELVGGYHTEYSSMKLGFYLFSEYINMFISGAIMATLYFGGYNFPFMDALLQATGSQNLVTLTGLVFLFLKIFFFIFFFMWVRWTIPRFRYDQLMNLGWKGLIPLALINIVATAAGLMIFRS is encoded by the coding sequence ATGACATTGCTTGGATTAGTTCCTACATTGATATTAATCGTTGCCTTATTTGCCGTGACGATGCTGGTTGCCCTTTACTCAACTTTTGCCGAACGCAAGGTGGCTGCTTTTATGCAGGACAGGATTGGGCCCAACCGTGCCGGACCTGGTGGCATATTTCAGCCATTGGCCGACGGATTAAAATTCTTCATGAAAGAAGAAGTAATTCCCGTTGCCTCGAATAAATTTCTTTTTGTCCTTGGTCCATCCATTGCCATCACCTGTGCACTGATGACAGGCATCGTTGTTCCCTGGGGCGATACGCTGACTGTTTTTGGCACCACCGTTTCGTTACAGATTGTTGATCTCGACATAGGTATTTTATATGTATTTGCAGTTGTATCGGTAGGAGTTTATGGTATCATGATTGGCGGCTGGGCCTCCAACAACAAGTTTTCACTGATGGGCGCTATTCGTGCCTCCTCGCAAATCATCAGCTATGAGCTCAGCATGGGACTTGCCATCGTGGCATTATTGCTGGTGACCGGTACCATGAGCCTGCATGAAATTGTTAGCCAACAACATGGCATGCACTGGAACATCTTTTACCAGCCTTTGGGATTCCTGCTTTTCCTAGTGTGCGCTTTTGCTGAAACCAACCGCACACCATTTGATTTACCAGAGTGCGAAACCGAATTGGTAGGAGGATATCACACTGAGTACAGTTCCATGAAACTCGGATTCTACCTGTTTTCCGAATACATCAATATGTTTATTTCCGGTGCCATCATGGCTACCTTGTATTTCGGCGGATATAATTTCCCGTTTATGGATGCACTCTTGCAGGCAACAGGCTCCCAGAACCTGGTGACACTGACAGGACTGGTTTTCCTTTTCCTGAAAATCTTTTTCTTCATCTTTTTCTTTATGTGGGTACGGTGGACGATACCGCGTTTTCGCTATGATCAGCTGATGAACCTTGGCTGGAAAGGGTTGATCCCGCTGGCATTAATTAATATAGTGGCTACGGCCGCAGGACTGATGATATTCCGCAGTTGA
- the nuoK gene encoding NADH-quinone oxidoreductase subunit NuoK, whose translation MPQIFHTVPIGHFVYLSAVLFVIGVAGVLTRSNAIIIFMSIELMLNAVNLLLVSFSAYHQDPAGQIFVFFIMAVAAAEVAVGLAIITMIYRNTHSVDINDMSRMKG comes from the coding sequence ATGCCGCAAATTTTCCATACTGTTCCGATAGGACATTTTGTTTACCTCAGTGCTGTCTTATTTGTAATTGGCGTTGCCGGCGTACTGACACGCAGCAATGCCATCATTATTTTTATGAGTATTGAACTGATGCTGAATGCCGTTAACCTGCTGCTGGTTTCTTTTTCTGCCTACCACCAGGATCCCGCAGGACAGATTTTTGTATTCTTCATTATGGCAGTGGCTGCTGCTGAAGTGGCTGTCGGTCTAGCCATCATTACCATGATTTACAGGAATACACATTCGGTGGATATTAATGACATGAGCAGGATGAAAGGTTAG
- a CDS encoding (2Fe-2S)-binding protein, which yields MIKVTIDGIALEVEEGTTIMNAARRIGGDVVPPAMCYYTSLKGSGGKCRACLVKVAQGSAKDPRPMPKLVASCCTPVQDGMVVLNSTSPEVLETRRSIVEFLLVNHPLDCPICDQAGECELQNFAFEHGLQKTRSEFHRREFDPIDIGPHIKLHMTRCILCYRCTQVADQLTDERVHGVLWRGEASEISTYIQKAVENDFSGNMIDVCPVGALTDRHFRFRNRVWFLNPMDAHRHCTKCSGKVVLWLRGEEVYRVTARKDQYDEVKDFICNECRWEHFETKDWVVEGPRTVEKWSVITANKYTKETVELPDQLYSKLDNTKWDAFEGVT from the coding sequence ATGATCAAAGTCACCATTGACGGCATAGCACTGGAAGTTGAAGAAGGAACTACCATTATGAATGCTGCACGCAGGATTGGCGGCGACGTGGTTCCGCCTGCCATGTGTTACTATACTTCATTAAAAGGAAGTGGCGGCAAGTGCCGTGCCTGCCTGGTGAAAGTGGCACAGGGTTCGGCCAAAGATCCGCGGCCCATGCCCAAACTTGTTGCCTCCTGTTGCACACCCGTTCAAGACGGTATGGTAGTGCTCAATTCTACATCACCGGAAGTGCTGGAAACGAGGCGTAGTATCGTGGAGTTCCTTTTGGTAAATCATCCGCTCGATTGCCCGATCTGTGATCAGGCAGGAGAATGTGAGCTGCAGAATTTCGCTTTTGAGCATGGACTGCAAAAGACACGCAGTGAATTTCACCGAAGGGAGTTTGATCCCATTGACATCGGTCCGCATATTAAACTGCACATGACGCGCTGCATTCTCTGTTACCGTTGTACACAGGTTGCGGATCAGCTGACCGACGAACGGGTGCATGGTGTACTCTGGAGAGGAGAGGCCTCTGAAATTTCCACCTATATTCAGAAAGCCGTAGAGAATGATTTCTCAGGGAATATGATTGATGTCTGCCCGGTAGGGGCGCTCACCGACCGTCACTTCCGTTTCAGAAACCGCGTCTGGTTCCTGAACCCGATGGATGCACACCGTCACTGTACTAAATGTTCAGGAAAAGTTGTGTTGTGGCTTCGTGGCGAAGAAGTGTACCGGGTAACTGCACGTAAAGATCAGTATGATGAGGTGAAGGATTTTATCTGCAATGAGTGTCGTTGGGAACATTTTGAAACTAAAGACTGGGTGGTGGAAGGACCGCGCACAGTGGAGAAATGGTCGGTAATCACAGCCAATAAATACACGAAAGAAACTGTGGAACTTCCCGATCAGCTTTATTCCAAACTGGACAATACGAAATGGGATGCGTTTGAAGGGGTGACTTAA
- a CDS encoding NAD(P)H-dependent oxidoreductase subunit E: MLAIRTGKKVEFSEATLQKVTEIINRYPEGKQKSALLPLLHLAQDEFGGWLSVEAMDYVSRLLHIQPIEVYEVATFYSMYNLKPVGRFLLEVCQTGPCMIRGAEKLVSRLEEKLQIKTGQTTADGLFTVKTVECLAACGYAPMLQCGDHYHEFLDSDEKVDQLLNELRQKAQLNN; the protein is encoded by the coding sequence ATGCTTGCTATTCGCACAGGAAAAAAGGTTGAATTCTCTGAAGCAACTTTGCAAAAGGTGACGGAGATTATCAACCGCTATCCGGAAGGAAAACAAAAATCGGCATTGCTGCCATTGTTGCACCTGGCGCAGGATGAATTTGGCGGATGGCTGAGCGTAGAAGCTATGGATTATGTAAGCCGCCTGCTTCATATTCAGCCTATTGAAGTGTATGAAGTGGCTACCTTTTACAGCATGTATAACCTGAAGCCTGTTGGCCGTTTTTTGCTGGAAGTATGTCAGACAGGACCTTGCATGATTCGCGGAGCCGAAAAGCTTGTTAGCAGGCTGGAGGAAAAGCTGCAGATTAAAACCGGGCAGACCACTGCCGATGGCCTGTTTACTGTAAAAACAGTGGAATGTTTAGCTGCCTGCGGGTATGCCCCTATGTTACAGTGCGGCGATCACTATCATGAGTTCCTTGATTCAGATGAAAAGGTGGATCAGTTGCTGAACGAACTTCGGCAAAAGGCGCAGTTGAATAATTGA
- the nuoI gene encoding NADH-quinone oxidoreductase subunit NuoI: MQALTNRRKVLEQKKMTLVERMYLPAIFQGMAITMRHFFKRKATIQYPETKRAVPAVYRGLHVLRRDENGAERCTACGLCAVACPAEAITMEAGERKPGEEHLYREEKYAVKYEINMLRCIFCGFCEDACPKEAIFLETTFAPASFNRNDFIYAKDRLVEGYKRNEIIPPITTLKDA, encoded by the coding sequence ATGCAAGCACTTACCAATAGAAGAAAAGTACTCGAGCAGAAAAAAATGACGCTGGTGGAACGGATGTACCTGCCGGCCATCTTCCAGGGTATGGCCATTACCATGCGGCATTTTTTCAAACGGAAGGCAACAATACAATACCCTGAAACGAAACGGGCAGTGCCGGCTGTTTATCGCGGCCTGCACGTGTTGCGCCGTGATGAAAACGGTGCTGAAAGATGCACCGCATGCGGGTTATGTGCAGTGGCCTGCCCAGCAGAAGCGATTACGATGGAAGCAGGAGAGCGTAAGCCGGGAGAAGAACATCTCTACCGTGAAGAAAAGTATGCTGTGAAGTATGAGATCAATATGTTGCGGTGCATCTTCTGCGGATTTTGCGAAGATGCCTGCCCTAAGGAGGCGATCTTCCTGGAAACTACATTCGCGCCGGCGAGTTTCAACAGGAATGATTTTATTTATGCCAAGGACAGGCTGGTGGAAGGCTACAAGCGCAATGAGATCATACCTCCCATCACCACGTTAAAAGATGCATAA
- a CDS encoding SDR family NAD(P)-dependent oxidoreductase, with amino-acid sequence MKNKTVIITGANGNLGTAVVSKFLQNGYQVVATVLHESMLDAFEKNERLEVNAVDLLHEGATADFAASVIARYQSVEGVLMLAGGFAAGDVAKTNGDELIKMYNLNFETAYNIARPMFLHMKEQGYGRLIFVGARPGLDAAAGKSAIAYALSKSMVIRLAELLNADAKGTNVTATVIVPSTIDTLSNRKSMPNANFDDWVKPEAIADVMEMVCSATGDSLRETVLKVYGNA; translated from the coding sequence ATGAAAAATAAAACAGTCATCATAACGGGCGCCAACGGCAATTTAGGAACGGCAGTGGTGTCGAAATTTTTACAGAACGGATATCAGGTTGTTGCAACGGTGTTACACGAAAGCATGCTCGATGCTTTTGAGAAGAATGAAAGGCTGGAAGTTAATGCGGTGGATTTGTTGCATGAAGGCGCCACCGCTGATTTTGCGGCCTCTGTTATTGCCAGATATCAATCGGTGGAAGGCGTATTGATGCTGGCCGGAGGATTTGCAGCCGGAGACGTGGCAAAAACAAACGGCGATGAGTTGATAAAGATGTACAACCTGAATTTTGAAACGGCGTATAATATTGCCCGCCCGATGTTTTTGCACATGAAAGAACAGGGTTATGGTCGCCTCATTTTTGTAGGAGCGCGGCCGGGTCTCGATGCAGCAGCAGGTAAGTCTGCGATTGCGTATGCACTTTCCAAATCAATGGTGATTAGGCTGGCTGAATTATTAAATGCCGATGCAAAGGGGACAAATGTTACGGCAACAGTAATTGTACCCAGCACTATTGATACGCTATCAAACAGGAAGAGCATGCCCAATGCAAATTTTGATGATTGGGTAAAGCCAGAAGCGATTGCTGACGTGATGGAAATGGTCTGTTCAGCAACAGGAGACTCGCTGCGAGAAACGGTGCTAAAGGTATATGGCAATGCATGA